Proteins encoded by one window of bacterium:
- a CDS encoding T9SS type A sorting domain-containing protein, producing MDGIVDMKVFPPIDVVNFGGEVSGIGDVNGDGLEDFAAGAMLSSFGWWPGVALVYSGFGQVPVDVPGDPSVLPIAVALHPNYPNPFNPSTTISFDLPRRSEVTLAIVNILGQEVARLVNGEVSAGTHSVEWDGRDISGEVVASGVYLYRLETDDGVLSRKMLLLK from the coding sequence ATGGATGGTATCGTCGATATGAAAGTGTTCCCACCAATAGATGTTGTCAATTTTGGTGGTGAGGTCAGTGGCATAGGCGATGTAAACGGTGATGGCTTGGAGGATTTCGCAGCCGGAGCGATGTTGTCGTCCTTTGGTTGGTGGCCAGGAGTTGCCCTTGTCTACTCCGGATTCGGCCAAGTGCCAGTGGATGTCCCAGGAGATCCGTCTGTTCTGCCTATCGCCGTCGCTCTCCACCCTAACTACCCTAACCCCTTTAATCCTTCGACAACTATCTCGTTCGATTTGCCGAGGAGAAGTGAGGTGACCCTGGCTATTGTGAACATACTGGGGCAGGAGGTTGCGCGACTAGTGAATGGCGAAGTGTCCGCCGGTACGCATTCGGTCGAATGGGATGGGCGGGATATATCGGGTGAAGTGGTTGCATCCGGGGTCTATTTGTATCGTTTGGAAACAGACGATGGAGTGTTGTCGCGGAAGATGCTGCTGTTGAAGTAG
- a CDS encoding TlpA family protein disulfide reductase: MRRLALFGTALVFACLVFGCSAEKQEAAKPEPTTSEPSIKVTTTETPAGTTTETPAGTTAETPAVEFAVWSATDTYGNLRQATEWVGKRPTIINFWGTWCPPCRKEIPDLIKLYAEYNPKGVEILGFAVRDEATNVNIFTKEAGMKWVMMMGNEEVLDKYGPITGVPTTVFLDANGQEVDRYIGPPTLEQFRASAEKALVGYEHKSEAM; the protein is encoded by the coding sequence ATGCGTAGACTCGCACTATTTGGAACCGCTCTCGTTTTTGCCTGCTTGGTTTTCGGATGTTCCGCTGAAAAGCAGGAAGCTGCCAAGCCGGAACCGACCACCAGCGAACCGTCGATCAAGGTGACTACCACCGAAACTCCGGCTGGGACGACCACTGAGACTCCTGCCGGTACCACTGCCGAGACTCCGGCCGTCGAGTTTGCGGTCTGGTCTGCAACCGACACCTACGGAAATCTCCGTCAGGCTACCGAGTGGGTCGGCAAGCGCCCGACTATTATCAACTTCTGGGGGACGTGGTGCCCGCCCTGCCGCAAAGAGATCCCGGACCTCATTAAGCTGTATGCCGAGTACAATCCGAAAGGGGTTGAGATACTTGGGTTTGCCGTGCGTGATGAAGCCACCAACGTCAATATCTTCACCAAGGAAGCCGGCATGAAGTGGGTGATGATGATGGGGAACGAAGAAGTTCTCGACAAGTACGGCCCGATCACCGGTGTCCCGACTACCGTCTTTCTCGATGCCAACGGTCAGGAAGTTGACCGCTATATCGGACCGCCGACCCTCGAGCAGTTCCGAGCCTCGGCCGAAAAGGCGCTCGTTGGCTACGAGCATAAGTCTGAAGCTATGTAG
- a CDS encoding thioredoxin family protein: MTWVSYDEGLKRATTENKYLLVDITASWCGWCKKMDKETFADTAIIKMINEKYIPVKLWGDSDKILDLNGYKISEKDLVQNKFGPSGYPTFVFMCSDSIGIAKLPGYRGPDDFKKLLAAVNNISCDSIKAIAEAQKQMK, translated from the coding sequence TTGACCTGGGTCTCCTACGACGAAGGGCTGAAGCGCGCCACTACCGAAAACAAGTACCTGCTGGTGGACATCACCGCCTCCTGGTGTGGCTGGTGCAAAAAGATGGACAAAGAGACATTTGCCGATACCGCGATCATCAAGATGATCAATGAGAAGTACATTCCGGTCAAGCTCTGGGGAGATTCTGACAAGATTCTTGATCTGAACGGTTACAAAATCTCTGAAAAGGACCTGGTCCAGAACAAGTTCGGCCCGTCCGGCTACCCGACTTTTGTGTTTATGTGCTCTGATTCCATCGGCATAGCCAAGCTGCCCGGCTACCGTGGCCCGGACGATTTCAAGAAACTGCTCGCCGCTGTCAACAATATCAGTTGCGACAGTATCAAGGCGATCGCTGAAGCCCAGAAGCAGATGAAATAG
- a CDS encoding DNA polymerase III subunit alpha: MKFSNFVHLHTHSQYSLLDGACRLDSVIELAKNFKMPALAITDHGNMFGAIEFYKKATKAGVKPIIGTEAYVAATSRFDKKPSTTYPNGGFHMVLLAKNLTGYKNLIKLSSSGYLEGFYHRPRIDKDILKEHSEGLIATSACLAGEVNWHLQRGDTEGAVAAARFYQDLFGEGNFFIEIQNHGLEQEAIVLPKLVAISKETGIPLVATNDCHYLRQQDWQAHDALLCIQTDKKVEDTDRMRYNSDQIYFKSPEEMYERFGDFKDALENTIRIAESCNLELELGQLKLPVFPIPKPYVDPDQYLRYLCEEGLKVRYSKITEEIKKRLDYELGVIKQMGYAGYFLIVKDFCDYARSQKIPVGPGRGSAAGSLVSYALKITNVDPIRFNLLFERFLNPERISMPDIDIDFADRGRDKIIKYVIEKYGADNVTQIITFGTMAARGVVRDVGRVLGLPYSEVDRIAKLIPATPDMTLEKAIESTPELRQLGENDKRIERLLAYSQTLEGLARHCSTHAAGVVIAPSALTNYVPLFKGSRDEITTQYDMKMVEEIGLLKMDFLGLRTLTVIDDAERMIRENYPSSKVDLDNLPLDDPKVFEIFARGETVGIFQFESNGMRDYLRKLKPETFVDLAVMNALYRPGPLDARVAMRPGEEMNMIDIYIERKRGTLDVKFMHPKLEKILGETYGVIVFQEQVLQIANQLAGYSLGQADLLRKAMGKKDAQLMANQKEEFIKGAEGHKVEHKVAADMFDQIETFARYGFNKAHSTCYALVAYQTAWLKCYYPHEFMAATMTSEINDTERIYTLLEECRRLGIKVEPPDVNESKSDFTVVGGSIRFGLQAVKNVGGDAAVAIQEARKTTGIFGSLADLCSKVPLRQINRRTLESLIAAGACDSLPGNRAQKYDIVEGCLEYAHKVQEQQNSHDLFAGAGQAVQRTEPPLKEIADWPTSQRLAQEKAMLGFYLSGHPLDKFRDELICFTTTSAGGLKGTPDGREVTVGGIVTNLKKMPDRKGNMMAFVTLEDFSGSVELVCFSDCYDKGKEHIEIDRMILVTGRVSTREGEAPKVVAAETLPLEKLTERFSCQLVIKVAKDCSDETLDRALSILDEYRGTAPVLLAARENGSEVYIKSKKYAVTVDFKLLDSLKGMLGDSAAYLRPLQAKNS; encoded by the coding sequence ATGAAATTCTCGAACTTCGTTCATTTACATACACATAGCCAGTATTCGCTGCTTGACGGCGCCTGCCGCCTCGACTCGGTGATCGAACTCGCCAAGAACTTCAAAATGCCCGCTCTGGCGATCACCGACCACGGCAACATGTTTGGCGCGATTGAGTTCTACAAAAAAGCGACCAAAGCCGGAGTCAAGCCGATCATCGGGACCGAAGCTTATGTCGCCGCCACCAGCCGCTTCGACAAAAAGCCATCGACTACCTACCCCAATGGCGGCTTCCATATGGTGCTGTTGGCCAAAAACCTGACCGGCTATAAAAACCTGATCAAACTCTCCTCCTCGGGTTATCTCGAAGGGTTCTATCACCGGCCCCGCATCGACAAAGATATCCTGAAAGAGCATTCCGAGGGTCTCATTGCCACCTCCGCTTGCCTTGCCGGCGAGGTCAACTGGCACCTTCAGCGCGGAGATACCGAAGGTGCGGTTGCCGCCGCACGGTTCTATCAGGATCTGTTTGGCGAAGGAAATTTCTTCATTGAAATACAAAACCATGGTCTGGAGCAGGAAGCAATAGTCCTCCCCAAGCTGGTCGCCATCTCCAAAGAGACCGGAATCCCCCTCGTCGCGACCAACGACTGCCACTATCTCCGCCAGCAGGATTGGCAGGCGCATGACGCGTTGCTCTGTATCCAGACCGACAAGAAGGTCGAAGATACCGACCGGATGCGCTATAACTCCGACCAGATCTACTTCAAGTCTCCCGAAGAGATGTATGAGCGGTTTGGCGATTTCAAGGATGCGCTGGAAAACACTATCCGCATCGCCGAATCCTGCAATCTGGAACTGGAACTCGGCCAGCTCAAGCTCCCGGTCTTCCCGATCCCCAAGCCGTATGTAGACCCCGACCAGTACCTTCGGTATTTATGCGAAGAAGGGCTGAAAGTTCGCTATAGCAAGATCACTGAAGAGATCAAAAAGCGCCTCGACTACGAACTGGGTGTCATCAAGCAGATGGGGTATGCTGGCTACTTCCTGATCGTGAAAGATTTCTGTGATTATGCCCGTTCGCAGAAGATCCCGGTCGGCCCGGGCCGTGGCTCGGCGGCCGGTTCACTCGTCTCGTACGCGCTCAAGATTACCAATGTCGACCCGATCCGGTTTAACCTGCTGTTTGAGCGGTTCTTGAATCCGGAACGTATCTCGATGCCTGATATCGATATCGATTTCGCGGACCGCGGCCGCGATAAGATCATCAAGTATGTTATCGAAAAATATGGCGCCGACAACGTCACCCAGATCATTACGTTCGGTACCATGGCCGCGCGCGGCGTCGTACGTGATGTCGGCCGAGTGCTCGGCCTCCCCTATTCCGAGGTCGACAGAATCGCCAAGCTGATTCCGGCCACGCCGGACATGACTCTCGAGAAAGCAATCGAATCCACCCCGGAACTTCGTCAGCTCGGCGAAAACGACAAGCGAATCGAGCGGCTGCTGGCATACTCGCAGACCCTCGAAGGTCTGGCCCGACATTGCTCGACCCACGCCGCCGGAGTTGTGATCGCCCCATCGGCCCTGACCAACTATGTCCCGCTCTTCAAAGGCTCCCGAGACGAAATCACGACCCAGTACGATATGAAGATGGTCGAAGAGATCGGCCTCCTCAAGATGGACTTCCTCGGACTCCGCACTCTGACGGTTATCGATGATGCCGAGCGAATGATCCGTGAGAACTACCCAAGCTCCAAGGTCGATTTGGATAACTTGCCGCTGGATGACCCCAAGGTTTTCGAGATCTTTGCAAGAGGAGAGACAGTCGGGATCTTCCAGTTTGAATCGAACGGAATGCGGGACTATCTCCGAAAGCTCAAACCGGAGACCTTCGTTGACCTCGCCGTGATGAACGCGCTCTACCGCCCGGGGCCGTTGGATGCCCGCGTGGCGATGCGCCCCGGCGAAGAGATGAACATGATCGACATTTATATCGAGCGGAAACGCGGGACGCTCGATGTTAAGTTCATGCACCCCAAACTCGAGAAGATCCTGGGCGAGACCTACGGCGTGATCGTCTTCCAGGAGCAGGTGCTCCAGATCGCCAACCAGTTGGCCGGTTACTCACTTGGTCAGGCCGACCTGCTTCGCAAAGCAATGGGTAAAAAAGATGCCCAGCTTATGGCGAACCAGAAGGAAGAGTTCATCAAAGGTGCCGAGGGACATAAGGTTGAGCACAAAGTCGCGGCGGATATGTTCGACCAGATTGAGACCTTCGCACGCTACGGCTTCAACAAAGCCCACTCCACCTGTTATGCTCTGGTCGCCTACCAGACAGCCTGGCTCAAATGCTACTACCCCCACGAGTTTATGGCCGCCACCATGACCTCGGAAATCAACGACACCGAGCGGATCTACACACTCCTCGAAGAATGCCGCCGTCTTGGTATCAAGGTCGAACCGCCGGATGTGAATGAATCCAAGTCGGACTTCACCGTGGTCGGCGGGTCTATTCGCTTTGGACTTCAGGCGGTAAAGAATGTGGGCGGCGACGCTGCCGTGGCGATACAGGAAGCTCGCAAGACAACCGGGATTTTTGGTTCGCTCGCCGATCTCTGCTCCAAAGTCCCGCTCCGGCAGATCAACAGGCGTACTTTGGAGTCGCTTATCGCAGCCGGTGCGTGCGATTCGCTCCCCGGGAATCGGGCCCAGAAGTACGATATAGTCGAGGGATGTCTCGAATACGCACACAAAGTACAGGAACAACAGAACTCGCATGACCTCTTTGCCGGAGCCGGCCAGGCGGTCCAGCGGACCGAGCCGCCGCTGAAGGAGATTGCCGACTGGCCGACCTCGCAACGGTTAGCCCAGGAAAAGGCGATGCTCGGTTTCTACCTTTCCGGCCACCCGCTCGACAAATTCCGCGATGAATTGATCTGCTTCACCACCACCAGCGCAGGCGGACTCAAAGGGACCCCCGATGGCCGCGAGGTGACGGTCGGCGGAATCGTGACCAATCTCAAAAAGATGCCGGATCGCAAAGGGAATATGATGGCCTTTGTGACGCTTGAAGATTTCTCCGGGTCAGTCGAGTTGGTCTGCTTCTCGGATTGTTACGATAAAGGCAAGGAGCACATCGAGATAGACCGGATGATCCTCGTCACCGGACGGGTCTCCACCCGAGAGGGCGAGGCACCTAAAGTTGTTGCCGCAGAAACACTTCCGCTGGAAAAACTGACGGAACGTTTCTCCTGCCAACTGGTTATAAAGGTAGCCAAGGATTGCTCCGATGAAACCCTTGACCGGGCTTTGTCTATACTAGATGAGTATCGTGGGACAGCCCCGGTTCTCCTCGCGGCTCGCGAAAACGGCTCCGAAGTGTACATCAAGTCAAAGAAGTACGCCGTGACAGTCGATTTCAAACTGCTCGATTCACTCAAAGGGATGCTGGGTGACTCCGCCGCCTACCTTCGACCGCTACAAGCGAAAAACTCGTAG
- a CDS encoding GNAT family N-acetyltransferase: MIGITIHSLTRSDREWVTQIWREYWGADYIVNCGQIVRPHDVDAIYAATTNNERVGLLTYRIENGQCEVVTIDAFNQFAGVGTALIEAITKIAAAENCRRLWLITTNDNLDALRFYQRRGFHLVTIHRNALDRSRELKPSIPMVGEYHIPLRDEIELEMVLS, translated from the coding sequence ATGATCGGAATAACCATACATTCCCTCACCCGCTCCGACCGCGAGTGGGTCACCCAGATCTGGCGCGAATACTGGGGAGCGGATTATATCGTCAACTGCGGACAGATCGTCCGGCCGCACGATGTTGACGCTATCTACGCCGCCACTACCAACAACGAACGAGTCGGTCTCCTGACCTATCGTATCGAAAACGGCCAATGCGAAGTGGTCACCATCGATGCCTTCAATCAATTTGCCGGTGTCGGGACCGCGTTGATCGAGGCGATCACCAAGATTGCCGCCGCCGAAAACTGCCGACGGCTCTGGCTTATCACCACCAACGATAATCTTGACGCCCTTCGGTTTTATCAGCGTCGCGGGTTCCATCTGGTGACGATTCATCGCAATGCACTTGACCGTTCGCGCGAGTTGAAACCCTCTATTCCAATGGTCGGCGAGTATCACATTCCCTTGCGCGATGAGATAGAGCTCGAGATGGTGCTGTCGTAA
- a CDS encoding M1 family metallopeptidase: protein MANRLIQLAYLFTLLFASSLLATPPGYWQQEVNYKIDVTLQSDLRTITGTCQIVYINNSPDTLRELFIKAFPNAVQKGSYADLKARETGDYSFANLKLLEHSSLAIDSLQVRIRPERVIYVEAHDPVEGKTRLWKSWSVDNTIVTVDLSPQPSLPHDTIEINIRFTTVLPAPHSMRMGLYRGVTKAAYWYPQVCVYDRKLGWNSGQYLGWGECYGDYGRFEVSITAPEDVIVAATGYCWNQDVVLPESLKTALELNNYLKPRSEWPKLQYDITRTRRWEFAADNVNDFAFVASRDYCISWDTSDAVDVIAYVLKENAQKWQSATQDGVDAITTLSEKFFPYQYPVMRICDAYGGMEFPMLVHCAGGPPSPGWYIVTYHEIAHNWFMGMIGSNQSDRPFLDEGFTTHAEHVVMEKYRGRYDNVSNPQGWYARAFAPDDEVRNTRGFRPQLELMTQQYDKPMVFSYDQGEEYWPYRVSAYYKSAVMHYNLRAILGDSAYFTAMQHYCREWLFAHPYEEDFVASMEQATGLQLDPFFQQWFYGRERLDYAVKSVKRQTDSSNNETEITLENRGRFVSPVPVAVILESGDTLFYMAAPEGMTFSRPGYTSLPTWHQFRRFDEKYTFSVNDSRKVKKVVVDPENLLMDIDRTNNRSSFWWPTEIRFDNMKYDRVPVNEYALRWRPDLWYDKPNGMQIGGHLHGSYLGRLNKFSLDARYSVDSKRPFIDLEGSLPIVTLGSGPDFSYRLLLADHRLYTRSSYFTQSKPRWSRLDREELRVDMEMLSIGEKQATPRSAPDPDILPYISEPNWDSGETYSFSVSTGIYRTFRYGEWSVTDRSTVGMHDYEESARGFLKNEIRGTFSLKRSDEGGGNWLFSRFVITNLGGHPPAHLLQHLTRASAYDQFVRSQMFRSPGSFPTDWLNEFYQSAERVRGYQDRLVYLAESFGGTIELTPFKRLPIPLIDKTPLIGKFLAKANLTLFADGATVSMEKAEPDYRFPITANETVLNEGKFYASGGFSITLPPVWSHHSIRLDFPLFLSKPLPTEERFDFRFSVAWLIGQTK from the coding sequence ATGGCAAACCGGCTTATTCAACTCGCCTATCTATTCACACTACTTTTCGCTAGTTCACTTCTCGCTACGCCTCCGGGATACTGGCAACAGGAAGTGAATTATAAGATCGATGTGACACTGCAATCCGATCTAAGGACTATCACCGGCACTTGTCAGATCGTTTACATTAACAACTCGCCGGATACGCTGCGCGAACTGTTTATCAAGGCTTTTCCGAATGCGGTGCAAAAGGGATCGTACGCCGATCTGAAGGCGCGGGAGACCGGGGATTATTCGTTCGCCAACTTGAAATTACTTGAACATAGTTCGCTTGCAATCGATTCGCTACAAGTGCGCATCAGACCTGAACGTGTTATCTACGTTGAGGCTCACGACCCCGTGGAAGGCAAAACTCGGCTCTGGAAATCCTGGAGTGTCGACAACACAATTGTAACTGTTGACCTTTCGCCGCAACCTTCGCTTCCTCATGACACTATTGAGATTAATATACGCTTCACCACCGTCCTCCCCGCTCCCCACTCAATGCGCATGGGACTATACAGGGGTGTCACTAAAGCAGCCTACTGGTATCCCCAAGTTTGCGTTTATGATCGGAAACTCGGATGGAATAGCGGGCAGTATCTCGGCTGGGGTGAGTGCTATGGCGATTACGGTCGATTCGAAGTAAGCATTACTGCGCCGGAGGATGTCATTGTCGCCGCTACAGGATACTGTTGGAATCAGGATGTAGTGCTGCCTGAGTCACTCAAGACCGCTCTTGAATTGAACAACTACCTGAAACCGCGCAGTGAATGGCCAAAGCTGCAGTACGATATCACTCGCACTAGAAGATGGGAATTCGCGGCAGATAATGTCAATGACTTTGCCTTTGTTGCATCCCGCGATTATTGTATAAGCTGGGACACTTCCGATGCCGTTGATGTCATTGCTTATGTTCTCAAAGAGAATGCTCAAAAATGGCAATCCGCCACCCAAGACGGCGTTGATGCCATCACCACTCTCTCCGAGAAATTCTTCCCGTATCAGTACCCTGTCATGCGGATCTGCGATGCCTACGGCGGCATGGAATTCCCGATGCTGGTCCACTGCGCCGGCGGCCCACCCTCGCCCGGATGGTACATTGTCACCTATCACGAGATCGCACACAACTGGTTTATGGGGATGATCGGTTCCAACCAAAGTGACCGACCCTTTCTTGATGAAGGCTTCACCACCCATGCCGAGCATGTTGTGATGGAGAAATACCGCGGACGATATGACAATGTCTCCAATCCGCAGGGATGGTACGCCCGAGCCTTTGCCCCCGATGATGAAGTCCGCAACACGCGCGGCTTCCGCCCTCAGCTCGAGTTGATGACCCAGCAATATGACAAACCAATGGTTTTTTCCTATGACCAGGGAGAGGAATACTGGCCCTACCGCGTCTCGGCGTACTACAAATCAGCCGTGATGCATTACAATCTGCGCGCTATACTCGGCGACTCCGCCTATTTCACCGCCATGCAACACTACTGCCGAGAATGGCTGTTCGCGCATCCTTACGAAGAAGACTTTGTCGCCTCTATGGAGCAGGCAACCGGGCTTCAGCTCGACCCGTTTTTCCAGCAATGGTTTTACGGCCGCGAGCGACTAGACTACGCGGTCAAATCGGTCAAACGCCAAACCGATTCATCAAACAACGAAACTGAAATAACACTGGAAAACCGTGGACGCTTCGTCTCTCCCGTCCCGGTTGCAGTGATTCTTGAATCCGGCGACACGCTTTTCTATATGGCCGCGCCGGAAGGGATGACCTTCTCCCGCCCCGGCTATACATCGCTACCGACCTGGCATCAGTTCAGACGTTTTGATGAAAAGTACACTTTCTCTGTCAATGACAGCCGCAAGGTGAAGAAAGTTGTAGTCGATCCGGAAAATTTGTTGATGGATATCGACCGAACCAACAACAGATCCTCATTTTGGTGGCCGACTGAGATCCGCTTTGACAACATGAAATATGACCGTGTCCCGGTCAACGAATACGCTCTTCGCTGGCGGCCTGATCTCTGGTATGACAAACCGAACGGCATGCAGATCGGCGGGCATCTGCACGGCTCCTATCTTGGACGGCTCAACAAATTCTCGCTCGATGCCCGCTATAGCGTCGATTCGAAACGTCCGTTCATCGATCTGGAGGGCTCTCTCCCGATCGTTACGCTCGGCTCCGGCCCGGATTTTTCATATCGACTGCTCTTGGCCGACCACCGCCTGTACACTCGATCGAGCTACTTCACACAATCCAAACCGCGCTGGTCGCGCCTGGACCGCGAAGAGCTGCGGGTCGACATGGAGATGCTCTCCATAGGAGAAAAACAGGCTACACCGCGAAGCGCTCCTGACCCAGATATCCTTCCGTATATCAGCGAACCAAACTGGGATAGCGGCGAAACATACAGCTTCTCCGTCTCCACCGGTATCTATCGCACATTCCGGTATGGTGAATGGTCCGTGACTGACCGGAGTACGGTCGGCATGCACGACTACGAGGAATCAGCGCGTGGCTTCCTGAAAAACGAAATTCGCGGCACCTTCTCGTTGAAGCGCTCCGATGAAGGCGGCGGGAACTGGCTCTTCAGCCGTTTTGTCATAACTAATCTCGGCGGCCACCCGCCGGCGCATCTGCTTCAGCATTTGACACGCGCGTCGGCGTATGATCAGTTTGTCCGATCACAGATGTTCCGTTCACCCGGCTCTTTCCCGACCGACTGGCTAAACGAGTTTTATCAATCGGCTGAACGGGTGCGCGGCTACCAGGATCGACTGGTTTATCTCGCTGAATCGTTTGGCGGAACAATCGAACTGACACCATTCAAAAGACTGCCGATCCCGTTGATAGACAAAACACCCCTGATCGGCAAATTCCTCGCCAAAGCAAACCTGACGCTGTTCGCCGATGGCGCAACTGTTTCAATGGAAAAAGCCGAGCCGGATTACCGCTTCCCGATTACCGCAAACGAGACTGTTTTAAACGAAGGAAAATTCTACGCTTCGGGCGGTTTTTCTATCACTCTCCCGCCGGTCTGGTCGCACCATTCTATTCGGCTTGATTTCCCGCTCTTTTTGAGCAAACCGCTCCCGACCGAAGAACGTTTTGATTTCCGCTTCTCTGTCGCCTGGCTGATCGGACAGACCAAGTAG
- the ychF gene encoding redox-regulated ATPase YchF — protein sequence MKLGIIGKPQSGKTTLFNAAAGAQETVGDFSQAVHRAVIKVPDDRLLRLAEIVNPKKITYAEIEFLDAPGFSGEGKKSSGLEIHPDLRKMDAFMLVIDAFSGEAKPEADIRALIEEMILLDQAMIESSIEKRARKTRLTGDKSEEREMDIMKRCLAFLEQEKPLLEMELHEDEAKLIRGYQFLSQKPILIVINIGENDLAKASTIAEKYASLKEPGKREVVVCCGKIEAELVGLDPDERNAFLQELGIERPAMIQVVQRSYELLGLISFLTAGEPEVRAWTIRKGTNAQHSAGVIHSDIERGFIRAEVTKYDDYIALKTPAALKAAGKQRLEGKEYIIQDGDVILFRFNV from the coding sequence ATGAAACTAGGTATAATTGGCAAGCCGCAGAGCGGCAAAACGACCCTCTTTAACGCCGCCGCCGGCGCGCAGGAGACGGTCGGAGATTTCTCACAGGCAGTTCACCGGGCAGTCATAAAAGTACCCGATGATCGGCTTCTCAGGTTGGCGGAGATCGTCAACCCCAAAAAGATCACCTATGCGGAGATAGAGTTTCTCGATGCTCCCGGATTTTCCGGCGAGGGGAAAAAGTCATCCGGGCTGGAGATCCACCCGGACCTTCGGAAGATGGATGCCTTCATGCTGGTGATCGACGCTTTTTCCGGTGAAGCGAAACCGGAGGCGGATATTCGCGCCCTTATCGAAGAGATGATCTTGTTGGATCAGGCGATGATCGAATCAAGTATCGAAAAGCGTGCGCGCAAAACGAGACTGACCGGCGACAAGTCCGAAGAGCGCGAGATGGATATCATGAAGCGCTGTCTCGCCTTCCTGGAGCAGGAGAAGCCGCTGCTGGAGATGGAACTTCACGAAGATGAAGCAAAGCTGATCCGTGGCTACCAGTTCCTCTCGCAGAAACCGATCCTGATTGTCATCAATATCGGGGAGAATGACCTGGCTAAAGCGTCGACGATCGCTGAAAAGTATGCCAGCTTGAAAGAGCCGGGGAAGCGCGAAGTGGTGGTCTGCTGTGGGAAAATCGAGGCGGAACTGGTCGGCCTTGACCCCGACGAACGGAATGCATTTTTGCAGGAGCTGGGGATTGAACGTCCGGCGATGATCCAGGTCGTGCAACGATCGTATGAACTTCTTGGCCTCATTTCGTTCCTTACCGCCGGCGAACCCGAAGTGCGCGCCTGGACAATTCGCAAAGGGACCAACGCCCAGCATTCGGCGGGGGTGATCCATTCTGATATTGAGCGCGGGTTTATTCGGGCCGAAGTGACCAAGTATGACGACTACATAGCACTGAAAACTCCTGCGGCACTCAAAGCAGCCGGGAAGCAGCGACTCGAGGGGAAAGAGTATATAATCCAGGACGGTGACGTTATCCTCTTCCGGTTCAACGTGTAA